In Aerococcus loyolae, a genomic segment contains:
- a CDS encoding DNA topoisomerase 3 gives MKLVIAEKPSVAVTIAKVIGARTRKNGYYEGNGYIVSWCVGHLIQMASPDKIDEKWKKWTIDTLPIIPEEYIYKISKSTKKQYGVLKKLLNDKNIDTAINACDAGREGELIFRLVYNQAKCKKKIQRLWISSMENKAIEDGFRNLKDGENFEDLYRSASARAIADWLVGMNLSRLYSCIYKETYSVGRVQTPTLYLIAKRDSEINLFKKQKYYTVDLSYGELKLVSDRIDRIEVAEQLLNLLEDEIVITEVEDKEISTKPDKPYDLTTLQREANKYFGYSANDTLNLAQGLYEKKLITYPRTDSRYLTDDMVNTIKELLEGLEDDFKINESNFKSIFNSSKVTDHYAIVPTISGIGKAKDLSDKESKIYNLIKDKLLASCSDNLKESSRKIRYEYDKFNFNASGKTVIDEGYTKYLKAYGKERQENELPDVKTGDKIKLTSKNISEKFTKAPSHYNEDTLLKAMENAGVESLDKDIEVERKGLGTPATRAGIIENLIHKGLIIRDKKNLLVTEKGNRLVSIVEDKFKSAETTSEWEMKLSKISSGKVDKEDFLREIENSIWELVDRYKNNLNE, from the coding sequence ATGAAGTTAGTAATAGCAGAAAAGCCAAGTGTAGCAGTTACGATTGCAAAAGTAATTGGAGCAAGAACAAGAAAAAACGGATATTATGAGGGTAATGGATACATTGTTTCTTGGTGTGTCGGTCATTTAATTCAAATGGCAAGTCCAGATAAGATAGACGAAAAATGGAAGAAATGGACAATAGACACTCTTCCTATAATTCCTGAAGAATATATTTATAAAATATCTAAAAGCACAAAGAAACAATATGGAGTTTTAAAGAAACTTTTAAACGATAAGAACATCGACACAGCAATAAATGCTTGTGATGCTGGTAGAGAGGGAGAACTTATTTTTAGGCTTGTATATAATCAAGCTAAATGTAAGAAGAAAATTCAAAGACTATGGATATCTTCAATGGAAAACAAAGCTATTGAAGATGGCTTTAGAAATCTTAAAGACGGAGAAAACTTTGAAGACTTATATAGATCAGCAAGTGCAAGAGCAATTGCGGATTGGTTAGTGGGAATGAATTTAAGTAGGCTTTATTCTTGCATTTATAAGGAAACATATTCAGTTGGTAGAGTACAAACACCAACTTTATATTTAATAGCTAAAAGGGATAGTGAAATAAACCTATTTAAAAAGCAAAAATATTATACAGTTGACCTATCTTATGGAGAATTGAAACTTGTATCAGATAGGATTGATAGAATTGAAGTTGCAGAGCAACTATTAAATCTACTAGAAGATGAAATAGTTATTACAGAGGTAGAAGATAAAGAAATAAGCACAAAACCAGATAAGCCTTATGATCTTACTACCTTACAAAGAGAAGCAAATAAATATTTTGGATATTCAGCAAATGACACCTTAAACCTGGCACAAGGCTTGTATGAAAAGAAGCTAATCACATATCCAAGAACAGATAGCAGGTATTTAACCGACGATATGGTTAATACTATAAAAGAATTATTAGAAGGACTTGAAGATGATTTTAAAATCAATGAATCAAACTTTAAGTCTATTTTTAATTCATCTAAGGTTACAGACCACTATGCGATTGTTCCTACTATATCAGGTATTGGAAAAGCCAAAGATTTATCTGATAAAGAAAGCAAAATATATAATCTAATTAAGGATAAATTACTTGCTTCATGTTCGGATAACTTAAAGGAATCTAGTAGAAAAATCAGATATGAATATGACAAGTTTAACTTTAATGCAAGTGGCAAGACTGTAATAGATGAAGGTTATACAAAATATCTAAAGGCATATGGAAAGGAAAGACAAGAAAATGAATTACCAGATGTAAAGACAGGAGATAAAATTAAGCTAACTTCTAAAAATATATCGGAGAAATTCACCAAAGCTCCAAGTCATTATAATGAAGATACACTTTTAAAGGCTATGGAGAATGCGGGAGTAGAATCCCTGGATAAAGATATAGAAGTGGAGAGAAAAGGCTTAGGAACACCAGCTACAAGAGCAGGAATTATTGAAAATCTTATCCATAAAGGTCTCATAATAAGAGATAAGAAAAATTTACTTGTAACTGAAAAAGGCAATAGACTTGTATCGATTGTAGAGGATAAGTTTAAGTCGGCTGAAACAACATCTGAATGGGAGATGAAACTTTCAAAGATCAGCTCTGGCAAGGTAGATAAAGAAGACTTTTTAAGAGAAATAGAAAATAGTATATGGGAGCTTGTAGATAGGTACAAGAATAATCTAAATGAATAA
- a CDS encoding nucleotidyl transferase AbiEii/AbiGii toxin family protein produces the protein MNKFYIEDKEDLRVLIVNTARKKNISEAVIEKDYWVTFILDYLFNENKWKDYLTFKGGTSLSKCFGLIERFSEDIDLILDWRVLGYEEKEPWIERSNTKQDKFNKAVNEKTEIFLRDEFLKVLEEDLKDMDFEFWVDSHDPQTILCKYPKIFESNYLTQNIRLEIGSLAAWTPAIDIEILPIIGEAYPNVFKEKTNIRTVSAERTFWEKATILHHEANRPESSPMPYRYARHFYDLYKIANSDFKDRALEDKELLKKVTEFKMKFYPRKWARYEEALDGRLKLVPRKYRFSEIEKDYKAMAEMIYGEYPNFEEIIKVLKELEKEINK, from the coding sequence ATGAATAAGTTTTATATAGAGGACAAAGAAGACTTAAGAGTTTTAATAGTCAATACTGCAAGAAAGAAAAATATATCTGAAGCAGTCATTGAAAAAGACTATTGGGTTACTTTTATCTTAGACTATCTATTTAATGAAAATAAATGGAAAGATTATTTAACCTTTAAAGGTGGCACATCACTTTCAAAGTGTTTTGGACTGATTGAAAGATTTTCTGAAGATATAGATTTAATCTTAGATTGGCGAGTATTAGGATATGAAGAAAAAGAACCATGGATAGAAAGGTCAAATACCAAGCAAGATAAATTCAACAAAGCAGTTAATGAAAAGACAGAAATATTTTTAAGAGATGAATTTTTAAAAGTTTTAGAAGAAGATTTAAAGGATATGGACTTTGAATTTTGGGTTGATAGTCATGATCCACAAACAATTCTGTGTAAATATCCTAAAATTTTTGAATCTAATTATTTAACACAAAATATAAGACTTGAAATAGGAAGCCTTGCAGCATGGACACCTGCAATTGATATTGAAATATTACCAATAATTGGAGAAGCCTATCCAAACGTATTTAAAGAAAAAACCAATATAAGAACAGTATCAGCAGAGAGAACATTTTGGGAAAAGGCAACTATACTTCATCATGAAGCGAATAGACCAGAATCTTCTCCTATGCCCTACAGATATGCAAGACACTTTTATGACCTATATAAAATAGCAAATTCAGATTTCAAAGACAGAGCCTTAGAGGATAAGGAGTTATTAAAGAAAGTAACTGAATTCAAAATGAAGTTTTATCCTAGGAAGTGGGCAAGGTATGAAGAAGCATTAGATGGTAGATTAAAATTAGTCCCAAGAAAATACCGATTTTCTGAAATAGAAAAAGATTATAAGGCTATGGCAGAAATGATATATGGAGAATATCCAAACTTTGAAGAGATTATAAAAGTTCTTAAAGAATTAGAAAAAGAAATTAATAAGTAA
- a CDS encoding DUF6088 family protein, which yields MNSYLDQIKNRINDFDSRKVFINNDFLDIAGNETVRRTLNQLVSENKIKRVINGFYYNPIYSELIGEYEAVSIHELALAIARKYNWNIAPYSSTALNLLGLSTQVPTHYKYISSGRYKEYKIGDTILEFKKVNTGEIANMSLKTATVIQAIKSLGKENITNEVIQKIRENLAEKERTDLMNESKSVPSWIYEVIREICEGKNE from the coding sequence ATGAATTCCTATTTAGATCAAATAAAAAATAGAATTAATGATTTTGATAGCAGAAAAGTTTTTATAAACAATGATTTCTTAGATATAGCAGGAAATGAAACTGTTCGTAGAACTTTAAATCAACTAGTTAGTGAAAATAAAATAAAAAGAGTAATTAATGGATTCTATTATAATCCAATATACAGTGAATTAATCGGAGAGTACGAAGCAGTATCAATTCACGAGTTAGCACTTGCCATAGCAAGAAAATACAATTGGAATATTGCACCATATAGTAGCACAGCCTTAAACTTATTAGGACTTTCAACACAAGTTCCAACTCACTATAAGTATATATCTAGTGGAAGATACAAAGAATATAAAATTGGAGATACAATTTTAGAATTTAAAAAAGTAAATACAGGAGAGATTGCTAATATGTCCCTAAAGACTGCAACAGTTATTCAAGCAATTAAGTCTTTAGGGAAAGAAAATATAACCAACGAAGTTATACAAAAGATAAGAGAAAACTTAGCTGAAAAAGAAAGAACAGACTTAATGAATGAATCAAAATCAGTGCCATCATGGATATATGAAGTAATAAGGGAAATTTGTGAGGGCAAAAATGAATAA
- a CDS encoding CD1107 family mobile element protein, whose protein sequence is MNKSIKRGVAIALLLFTFTVPATTFAMTNEGQIESQNESIYEPQKEEFEKMLKDDVFTPSKEEIPYQDVPRIPGNTSEANKPSTNPPKKTPLVKGGNTKAVNNLATGENKARGSVIENVDRNGKDITPSGDTEKDKENPVDVRQFLTFQTKSGKTMHLIVDHSSNQDNVRLLTEVGEQDLLNMIESEDKNTIKVEEPKKEEVKKEEPTDVPVKEEKKSGIGSFLIIALVIGGVVGAGYYFKVVKAKEDKMLEDFEEDDEDYISESEDESDNEESHEESLDEDDELL, encoded by the coding sequence ATGAATAAGAGTATTAAACGAGGAGTAGCCATAGCGTTACTCCTTTTTACATTTACAGTACCAGCAACTACATTTGCTATGACCAATGAAGGACAGATAGAAAGTCAAAACGAGTCAATATATGAACCACAAAAAGAAGAATTTGAAAAAATGTTGAAAGATGATGTTTTTACACCATCAAAAGAAGAAATTCCTTATCAAGATGTTCCAAGAATACCAGGAAATACAAGTGAAGCAAATAAGCCTTCAACTAATCCTCCTAAGAAAACACCACTTGTAAAAGGTGGTAATACTAAGGCAGTAAATAATCTTGCGACTGGGGAAAATAAGGCAAGAGGTTCAGTAATTGAAAATGTAGATAGGAATGGAAAAGATATTACACCAAGTGGAGACACAGAAAAAGATAAAGAAAATCCAGTAGATGTAAGACAATTTTTAACATTTCAAACTAAAAGTGGAAAAACTATGCACCTAATAGTGGATCACTCATCAAATCAAGATAATGTAAGGCTATTGACAGAAGTAGGAGAGCAAGACCTACTTAATATGATTGAATCAGAAGACAAAAATACTATAAAGGTTGAAGAACCTAAGAAAGAAGAAGTAAAAAAAGAAGAGCCTACGGATGTTCCAGTAAAAGAAGAAAAGAAAAGTGGAATAGGTTCATTTCTAATTATTGCACTTGTAATTGGAGGGGTTGTAGGAGCAGGATATTATTTTAAAGTAGTCAAAGCTAAGGAAGATAAAATGTTGGAAGACTTTGAAGAAGATGATGAGGATTATATTAGTGAGTCAGAAGATGAGTCTGACAATGAAGAAAGCCATGAAGAATCTCTAGATGAAGATGATGAACTATTATAA
- a CDS encoding leucine-rich repeat protein: protein MKKFNTNRLRAFFMALLLVLTSTVHTSAFAKSDVTWTEDDFMYSSEGNIIAFSGKGLEKKEKTNILVFPEGTKSINGNYSLSHSNDELRYKREFGRGKHWDKVIIPDSVKHLGYAAFYEASIDEVKLSNSLTYLGGLAFFNCGLREVTLPDTLVNIEHNAFERNNLQEIIIPKSVKTIEQYAFSRNKLHTIKVLGNPNINSKGVFHNQEVEYRPKQNPFCENHFGFNGNQGFKSIPNGLSYENGEFVFDKNVDSVELEFDYNNDMYQGKMTIYNPNKYSIDTQTDLTGQDIDEKNNKIDDLTKNIKDLENQIKDLNDKKQEDQSKIDELKEKLESCKDNGEKLKQEKAKLEEEIRDKDNKIAQLNKEIENLKNSNNDELIAEITQLKDELKRLQDENAKLKEDYSSTKWELEAEKEKTDKNENKIKEMQEKLESLEGELAKKTKEIDDKDNRIKDLEKALDEKDNKIKDLESKRKETENSKSECCKKIEELQKAIDSLKESSENTKKELEEKIKGLEEKQKASEEEIKKLKEELDKKIEEAKKLIEEANKKSKEELEKQAKDEKEKNLNQDLSKKLDELLKLQKENKEKKEDKKSQDKKWDELLKADDKNILNQFDLNKMKKQEEQLSKKQVKNEKEFAVFQVDKNFYNIINKDDKTTVYMDVKTYVDQGRTMIPVRYIAYTLGFNVEYDNSTREAIFSNKENNILAKKTLRLNIDTGVMKDSDGKVYNSDVKPVIINGRIHASISNIAKAFGASHGDIKDGKNQTIEWDNARKAVYVFKNVK, encoded by the coding sequence ATGAAGAAATTTAATACGAACAGACTAAGAGCCTTTTTTATGGCTCTTTTATTAGTTTTAACATCAACTGTGCATACAAGTGCATTTGCAAAGTCTGATGTTACTTGGACGGAAGATGATTTTATGTATTCCTCTGAGGGGAATATAATTGCCTTTAGTGGTAAAGGCTTAGAAAAGAAAGAGAAGACAAATATTCTAGTATTTCCTGAAGGAACGAAGTCTATAAATGGAAATTATTCTTTAAGTCATTCAAACGATGAACTTAGATATAAAAGAGAATTTGGACGTGGCAAACATTGGGATAAAGTAATTATTCCTGATTCTGTTAAGCATTTAGGCTATGCTGCCTTTTACGAAGCAAGTATAGACGAGGTAAAACTATCAAATAGTCTAACTTATCTTGGTGGTTTAGCATTTTTCAATTGTGGACTTAGAGAAGTGACTTTACCTGATACTTTGGTAAATATTGAACATAATGCTTTTGAAAGAAATAATCTTCAAGAAATAATTATACCTAAGTCTGTGAAGACAATTGAACAGTATGCTTTTTCAAGAAATAAATTGCACACTATAAAAGTTTTAGGCAATCCAAATATTAACAGTAAGGGAGTATTCCATAATCAAGAAGTTGAATATAGACCAAAACAAAATCCATTTTGCGAAAATCATTTTGGTTTCAACGGAAATCAAGGATTCAAATCTATTCCTAATGGATTAAGTTATGAAAATGGAGAGTTTGTCTTTGATAAGAATGTAGATAGTGTAGAACTTGAATTTGATTATAACAATGATATGTATCAAGGAAAGATGACTATATACAATCCAAATAAATATTCCATTGATACTCAAACAGATTTAACAGGACAAGATATTGATGAAAAGAACAATAAGATTGATGATTTAACTAAAAACATTAAGGACTTAGAAAATCAGATCAAAGACTTAAATGATAAGAAACAAGAAGACCAATCAAAGATAGATGAATTAAAGGAAAAGTTAGAATCTTGCAAAGATAATGGAGAGAAACTAAAGCAAGAAAAAGCTAAGCTAGAAGAAGAGATTAGAGATAAAGACAATAAGATTGCTCAATTGAATAAAGAAATTGAGAATCTTAAAAATTCTAATAATGATGAACTAATAGCAGAAATCACTCAGCTTAAAGATGAATTAAAAAGATTACAAGATGAAAATGCAAAACTAAAAGAAGATTATTCATCTACAAAATGGGAGTTAGAGGCTGAGAAAGAAAAGACCGATAAAAACGAAAATAAAATCAAAGAAATGCAAGAAAAGCTTGAGTCTTTAGAAGGAGAACTTGCAAAGAAGACTAAAGAAATTGATGATAAAGATAATAGAATTAAGGACTTAGAAAAAGCTCTTGATGAAAAAGATAATAAGATAAAAGACCTTGAGTCTAAAAGGAAAGAGACAGAAAATTCTAAGTCAGAATGCTGTAAGAAAATTGAAGAGCTTCAAAAGGCTATTGATAGTTTAAAAGAATCTTCTGAAAATACAAAAAAAGAATTAGAAGAGAAAATTAAAGGACTAGAAGAAAAACAAAAAGCTTCTGAAGAAGAAATTAAAAAGTTAAAAGAAGAGTTAGATAAGAAAATTGAAGAAGCAAAGAAGTTAATCGAGGAAGCAAATAAAAAATCGAAAGAAGAACTTGAAAAACAAGCCAAAGATGAAAAAGAAAAAAATCTAAACCAAGACCTATCAAAGAAATTAGATGAACTTCTAAAACTCCAAAAAGAAAACAAAGAGAAGAAAGAAGATAAGAAATCTCAAGATAAGAAGTGGGACGAACTTTTGAAAGCTGATGACAAGAATATCCTAAATCAATTTGATCTTAACAAGATGAAAAAACAAGAGGAACAACTATCCAAAAAACAAGTTAAAAATGAAAAAGAATTTGCAGTTTTCCAAGTAGACAAAAACTTCTATAACATTATTAACAAAGATGATAAGACAACAGTCTATATGGATGTAAAAACTTATGTAGATCAAGGAAGAACTATGATTCCAGTAAGATATATTGCTTATACTCTAGGTTTTAATGTTGAGTATGACAACTCTACTCGTGAAGCTATTTTCTCCAATAAAGAGAATAATATCTTAGCTAAAAAGACATTAAGACTAAATATTGATACTGGTGTTATGAAAGATTCAGATGGAAAGGTCTACAATTCAGATGTTAAGCCAGTGATTATAAATGGAAGAATTCATGCTTCAATTTCAAATATTGCTAAAGCTTTTGGAGCAAGTCATGGAGATATTAAAGATGGTAAAAATCAAACAATAGAATGGGACAATGCTAGAAAAGCAGTCTATGTATTTAAAAATGTAAAATAA
- a CDS encoding CD1108 family mobile element protein, translating into MDKKLKKDFQKKIIRNRDAPEKNVDSKLVHSDDYTNKIIKTKDRFGDKISEKESKLIHENVLAKEQKQDKLKDFQKAKNKERIRKEVLENKDKAEETKQTNLEIRTDESFKLDEDLDVDFKKVNFDSENSRNINSNKLTTDDISAKAQSINNKKASSRRQVLKNYEDKLIHNKDKFQDKINVKESKRIQTSEDKPIEAKKSKRIYRKDKLVKDEVSKNDSNANIDKKQKLYQEKKFRDKEKFSKEIDKESKLSQVDTDKTLDNSELKDNNQEFIKDEKETSLKPSEQKKVNKKKTYYKRKNYESDKFTRKKIDDLKNESKKATPKDSKKVQDIKDFISDKKIGELEKSKSKLKDNILKNKTKGSLSSGVLLSGAKSSELVRDYLSSGSDNTGVESGEKAANVSSKLHHGIRKYKLDKKKKSLKKLSTLDKKIRKRKSKLEFKSGLEDLKKSDAYIKKNRFKKFYQRKQMKSMIAKKHETRLVDRVKKAILSLGKASKELIVRKSKIILFLVIGLGLMLSIMVGGGSVGMSGLSNSVNSVMTTTYLSQDTVLSEVNQEFSSMEYDLQSQIESVKTSHPGYDEYIINKEGKIGHNTHELLSYITSRCGEVKSASEVKGILKELFDKMYKLDFKEEIEIRTRTVARTRYDSRGNPYTSYEKEEYEYKKLIVTLKKKEMDEVVREIFKDYPDNVVHYEALLEAKGNMGDVFGSGNGDLGEIVDNPNFGNPGLAFDSATAKALFNEAEKHIGKRYVFGASGPSNFDCSGFVCWSFTKSGVKRMPRTTAWRIYKDYCNPVSPSEAQPGDIIFFHSTYNSGTPISHVGIYAGNGMMIHAGDPIQYTSINSKYWKSHFYGFGRPR; encoded by the coding sequence ATGGATAAAAAACTAAAAAAAGATTTTCAAAAGAAAATTATACGAAATAGGGACGCTCCTGAAAAGAATGTAGATAGTAAACTTGTTCATTCAGATGATTATACAAATAAGATTATTAAGACTAAGGATAGGTTCGGAGATAAAATTTCAGAAAAAGAATCTAAACTTATCCATGAAAATGTATTAGCTAAAGAGCAAAAACAAGATAAACTAAAAGACTTTCAGAAGGCTAAAAACAAGGAAAGAATTAGAAAAGAAGTTTTAGAAAATAAGGATAAGGCTGAAGAAACAAAACAAACTAATCTTGAAATAAGGACAGATGAAAGCTTTAAACTTGATGAAGACTTAGATGTAGACTTCAAAAAGGTAAATTTTGATAGTGAAAACAGTAGAAATATTAATTCTAATAAATTAACAACAGATGATATTTCAGCTAAGGCTCAATCAATAAATAATAAAAAGGCATCAAGTAGAAGACAAGTTCTTAAAAATTATGAGGATAAACTTATCCATAATAAGGATAAATTCCAAGACAAAATTAACGTGAAAGAGTCTAAGCGAATCCAGACAAGTGAAGATAAACCTATTGAAGCAAAGAAAAGCAAGAGAATATATAGAAAAGATAAGCTTGTTAAAGATGAAGTAAGCAAGAACGACAGTAATGCTAATATCGATAAAAAACAAAAGCTTTATCAAGAAAAGAAGTTTAGAGATAAGGAAAAATTTTCTAAAGAGATAGATAAAGAGAGTAAGCTAAGCCAAGTTGATACAGATAAGACTCTTGATAATTCTGAGCTTAAAGACAATAATCAAGAATTTATAAAGGATGAAAAGGAAACAAGCCTTAAACCTTCAGAACAAAAGAAAGTTAATAAAAAGAAGACTTACTACAAAAGAAAAAATTATGAAAGTGATAAATTCACTCGAAAGAAAATTGATGACTTAAAAAATGAATCTAAGAAAGCTACACCGAAAGATTCTAAGAAAGTACAAGATATTAAAGACTTTATCTCAGATAAAAAGATTGGAGAGCTTGAAAAGTCTAAAAGTAAGCTAAAGGATAATATCCTAAAAAATAAAACTAAAGGAAGTCTATCTTCTGGGGTTTTATTATCTGGAGCTAAGTCATCAGAGTTAGTGAGAGATTATTTAAGTTCAGGATCTGATAATACTGGTGTAGAATCTGGAGAAAAGGCCGCTAATGTAAGCTCTAAACTTCATCATGGAATAAGGAAGTATAAGCTAGACAAAAAGAAAAAGTCATTAAAAAAGCTATCTACACTTGATAAGAAAATAAGAAAGAGAAAAAGCAAGTTGGAGTTTAAAAGTGGCTTGGAAGATCTAAAAAAGTCAGATGCCTATATAAAGAAAAATAGATTTAAGAAGTTTTACCAAAGAAAACAAATGAAAAGCATGATAGCTAAAAAGCACGAAACAAGACTTGTAGATAGGGTTAAAAAAGCTATTTTAAGTTTAGGTAAGGCTTCTAAAGAACTAATAGTAAGAAAAAGTAAGATAATTCTATTTTTAGTAATAGGACTAGGTCTTATGCTATCAATCATGGTTGGTGGTGGAAGTGTTGGTATGAGTGGACTAAGCAATTCAGTAAACTCAGTAATGACAACAACATACCTATCACAAGACACAGTTCTAAGTGAAGTTAATCAAGAATTTTCATCAATGGAATATGACCTACAATCACAAATCGAAAGTGTAAAAACAAGTCATCCTGGATATGACGAATATATCATAAACAAAGAAGGAAAAATTGGTCATAATACCCATGAACTTTTATCCTATATAACTTCAAGATGTGGAGAAGTAAAATCAGCATCTGAAGTAAAAGGAATTTTAAAAGAACTTTTCGATAAGATGTATAAGCTTGATTTTAAAGAAGAAATTGAGATTAGAACAAGAACAGTAGCAAGAACTAGATATGATAGTCGTGGCAATCCTTATACTAGCTATGAAAAAGAAGAGTACGAATATAAAAAGTTAATTGTAACTTTAAAGAAAAAAGAAATGGATGAAGTTGTTAGGGAAATATTTAAAGATTATCCAGACAATGTAGTTCATTATGAAGCTCTTCTTGAAGCTAAGGGGAATATGGGAGATGTTTTTGGATCAGGTAATGGGGACTTAGGAGAAATAGTAGATAATCCAAACTTTGGAAATCCTGGTCTTGCTTTTGATTCAGCTACTGCCAAAGCCTTATTTAATGAAGCAGAAAAACATATAGGCAAAAGATATGTGTTTGGAGCAAGTGGACCATCTAACTTTGACTGCTCAGGTTTTGTATGTTGGTCATTTACAAAGTCTGGTGTAAAGAGAATGCCAAGAACAACTGCATGGAGAATATACAAAGACTATTGTAATCCAGTAAGTCCAAGTGAAGCTCAACCTGGAGATATTATATTTTTCCATTCAACATATAACAGTGGAACACCAATATCTCACGTAGGAATATACGCAGGTAATGGAATGATGATTCACGCAGGAGATCCAATTCAATACACATCAATAAATTCAAAATATTGGAAATCACACTTTTATGGTTTTGGAAGACCTAGATAG